TCGATCAGCCGGCCGGCCACCGACGGCGACAGCACCGACTCGCCCCGGTGGGCCGCAGCCACCGCCCGGCACAGCTCGTCGCGCGGTGTGTCCTTGAGCAGGTAGCCGGTCGCGCCGGCCTTGATCGCCGGCAGCACGTCGGTGTCGGTGTCGTAGGTCGTCAGCACCAGCACCCGGGCCGCCGACCCGCGGGCCTTCAGTTCGCGGATCGTGCTCACCCCGTCCATCACCGGCATCCGCAGGTCGAGCAGCACCACGTCGGGGCGCACGGCGTCGGCCAGGGCCAGCGCCTCGCGGCCGTCGCCGGCCTCGCCCAGCACGGCGAACCGGCCGTCGGCGTCGAGCATCCCGCGCAACCCGTCGCGCACCACCGGATGGTCGTCGACGATGATCACGCCGATCACGCGGCGACCAGCACCGGCAGGCAGACCGCGATCGCCGTGCCCTCGCCGGGAGCGGACTCGACCTCGATCGTGCCGCCCACCCGGGCGACCCGGTCGCGCATCGCCGCCAGCCCGTAGCGACCCGCGTCGACCGCGGCGGGGTCGAACCCGGCGCCGTCGTCGCGAATGTCCAGCGTCACCAGATCCTCCAGATAGGACAGTGTCAGGGCGACCCGGTTGGCCCGCGCGTGCCGGCCCACGTTGGTCAGTGCCTCCTGCGCGGCCCGCAGCAGCGTCGTATCGGCGTCGGGGTGCAGCCGGTCGGCCGCGCCGGTGACGATCAGCGAAGCGGGCACCCCGGTCAGCCGCGACCAGCCGTCGACGAGGTCGCCCAGCGCCTCGGGCAGCGCGGCACCGTCGAGCGAGCCCGGGCGCAGGGCCCGGACCGACCGGCGCGCCTCCGCGAGGCTGTCGCGGGCCAGCCGCTTCGCCGCGTCGACGTGCCGGCGCCACTCGGCCGGGCGGCCGACGGTGGCCTCGGCCGCCTCGAGTTGGGTGACGATGCCGGTCAGCCCCTGCGCGAGCACGTCGTGGATCTCACCGGCCAGCCGCTGCCGCTCGTCGAGCACGCCGGCCGCGCGGGCCTGGCTCAGCAGCCGGGTCTGCAACGCGGCGTTCTCGGCCAGCGCGTCG
This genomic interval from Asanoa ferruginea contains the following:
- a CDS encoding response regulator, giving the protein MIGVIIVDDHPVVRDGLRGMLDADGRFAVLGEAGDGREALALADAVRPDVVLLDLRMPVMDGVSTIRELKARGSAARVLVLTTYDTDTDVLPAIKAGATGYLLKDTPRDELCRAVAAAHRGESVLSPSVAGRLIDRLRTPGQEPLTQRELEVLSLIARGCSNREAARRLFVSEATVKTHLLHAYAKLGVRDRAAAVAVAFERGLLRAE
- a CDS encoding sensor histidine kinase, whose product is MSDARRLDRLLMVAPYAALAGATALVLASGDSRVPVPVMLAVVAATAGWMLWCVTLHPGWVGHPPRMAGFFVGLVLLAGVLVWCSPLFGFFAWTGYLFIVYALPGRWRIAGAAAVAVLTAAAQAGGFIDVDGAGFAILLAFNVVVAVALTMLATQHREQQATVARANRQLADALAENAALQTRLLSQARAAGVLDERQRLAGEIHDVLAQGLTGIVTQLEAAEATVGRPAEWRRHVDAAKRLARDSLAEARRSVRALRPGSLDGAALPEALGDLVDGWSRLTGVPASLIVTGAADRLHPDADTTLLRAAQEALTNVGRHARANRVALTLSYLEDLVTLDIRDDGAGFDPAAVDAGRYGLAAMRDRVARVGGTIEVESAPGEGTAIAVCLPVLVAA